In one window of Pseudooceanicola aestuarii DNA:
- the rocF gene encoding arginase yields MPPSRSCTLIGAPVETGAAQPGCLMGPAALRTAGLGRAVTSLNWDLRDAGDLSIPAQRPLAHPNAAIHGLAETCNWIEVLEQAAFDTAGACDLPIFMGGDHSLSAGTVAGIARYAAMQARPLFVLWLDAHPDLHSLDTTTSGNLHGTPVAYVTGQPGCEAYPPLTAPVDPGNLCMMGIRSVDGPEGARIRDQGFAVHDMRALDETGVLAPLRAFLGRVMAANGLLHVSLDVDFLDPAIAPAVGTTVPGGATFREAHLIMEVLGDSGLVTSLDLVELNPFLDERGRTASLMVDLAASLLGRRVLDRPTRSFAA; encoded by the coding sequence ATGCCCCCATCCCGAAGCTGCACCCTGATCGGCGCCCCGGTGGAGACCGGTGCGGCCCAGCCCGGTTGCCTGATGGGGCCGGCGGCGCTGCGCACGGCCGGGCTGGGTCGGGCCGTGACCTCATTGAATTGGGATCTGCGCGATGCGGGCGATCTGTCGATCCCGGCGCAGCGCCCGCTGGCCCATCCGAACGCAGCAATCCACGGGCTGGCTGAAACCTGCAACTGGATCGAGGTGCTGGAACAGGCGGCCTTTGACACCGCGGGCGCATGCGATCTGCCGATCTTCATGGGTGGGGACCATTCCCTGTCCGCCGGCACGGTCGCCGGGATCGCGCGTTATGCGGCAATGCAGGCGCGGCCGCTGTTCGTGCTGTGGCTGGACGCCCATCCGGATCTGCATAGCCTCGACACCACGACATCCGGCAACCTGCACGGCACGCCCGTGGCCTATGTCACCGGGCAGCCGGGCTGCGAGGCCTATCCGCCGCTGACCGCACCAGTCGATCCGGGAAACCTGTGCATGATGGGCATCCGGTCTGTCGACGGGCCGGAGGGCGCGCGCATCCGCGATCAGGGGTTCGCCGTTCACGACATGCGCGCCCTCGACGAAACCGGCGTTCTGGCTCCGCTGCGTGCTTTTCTCGGGCGGGTCATGGCGGCGAACGGGCTGCTGCATGTCTCGCTGGACGTGGATTTTCTGGACCCGGCCATCGCGCCCGCCGTGGGCACCACCGTGCCCGGCGGCGCCACCTTCCGGGAGGCTCACCTGATCATGGAGGTGCTGGGCGATTCGGGCCTGGTGACCTCGCTCGACCTGGTGGAACTGAACCCCTTTCTCGATGAACGCGGGCGCACCGCCTCCCTGATGGTGGATCTTGCCGCCTCTCTCCTGGGGCGCCGCGTTCTGGACCGACCCACACGGAGCTTTGCCGCATGA
- a CDS encoding Lrp/AsnC family transcriptional regulator, translated as MQPLTDIDRRIIAALRADARMSVTQLAQIVGTSRTTARARLEGLVTEGRIRRFTVETDVDAEGEVRAITLVELEGSLSRNVIRTLTRIAEVSTIHATNGAWDLVVEIRTDSLVSFDRVLRDIRDVPGVRNSQSSLLLAPVAG; from the coding sequence ATGCAGCCCCTCACCGATATCGACCGCCGGATCATCGCCGCCCTGCGTGCCGATGCCCGTATGTCCGTCACGCAGCTGGCACAGATTGTCGGCACCTCGCGCACCACCGCCCGCGCCCGGCTGGAGGGGCTGGTGACCGAGGGGCGGATCCGCCGCTTCACCGTCGAGACGGATGTGGATGCAGAGGGCGAGGTGCGCGCGATCACCCTGGTGGAGCTGGAGGGCAGCCTGTCGCGTAACGTGATCCGAACACTGACGCGGATCGCCGAGGTCTCCACCATTCACGCGACCAACGGCGCCTGGGATCTTGTGGTGGAAATCCGAACTGATTCGCTGGTCAGTTTCGACCGGGTGCTGCGCGATATCCGCGACGTGCCCGGCGTCCGCAACAGCCAGTCCAGCCTTCTGCTGGCCCCCGTCGCGGGCTGA
- the rpmB gene encoding 50S ribosomal protein L28 gives MSRRCELTGKGPMTGNNVSHAHNKTRRRFLPNLNDVSLRSEALGRNIKLRISAHALRSVDHRGGLDKFLAKAKDVELSDNALKVKKEIQKALISAEA, from the coding sequence ATGTCGCGCCGCTGCGAACTGACCGGGAAAGGCCCGATGACGGGCAACAACGTGAGCCACGCCCACAACAAGACCCGCCGCCGCTTCCTGCCGAACCTGAACGACGTGTCCCTGCGCTCCGAAGCCCTGGGCCGCAACATCAAGCTGCGGATTTCCGCACATGCCCTGCGGTCCGTCGACCACCGCGGTGGCCTGGACAAGTTCCTGGCCAAGGCGAAGGATGTTGAACTTTCGGACAACGCGCTGAAAGTGAAGAAAGAAATCCAAAAAGCGCTGATCTCCGCCGAGGCGTAA
- the hrpB gene encoding ATP-dependent helicase HrpB has product MTTPFSLSSLPALPIDAALPDLLTALRDRGRAVLQAPPGAGKTTRVPLALLAAGLAPGRILMLEPRRLAARAAATRMAETLGEAPGQTIGYRVRGEAKTGPSTRVEVVTEGILTRMIQSDPELTGIGAVIFDEFHERSLNADLGLALCLEIAGALREDLILLAMSATLDAAPVAALMGDVPVITSEGRAFPVEIRHRDTPLPKARARWGAVADMVAQAARDHAGGILVFLPGAGEIGQVEAALKGRLPGDCHIRPLYGAMKFADQQAALRPPATGRNVVLATSIAETSLTIPEVRVVVDAGLSRRARFDPGSGMSRLVTERVSRAEAAQRAGRAGRVAAGTCLRAWTRGEEGALPAFPPAEIEAADLSGLALELALWGAGEGDLAFLTPPPEGALAEARALLRMLGALDRQDRITTHGRALSALPLHPRLAHVLARAGQAAAPLAALLADRDPMPRGAPVDLSLRLAALKGQDSRADRGAVARITQEARRLARQAPKTTPALGPAEMAALAYPDRIGLRRKGDAPRYLLSGGKGAVLPDDDPLAQARLIVVTDTDGNPREARIRQAIQITEGELRALFPDDIAEVATCDWSRRDRRVTARLQDRLGALPLTDRIWKDPDPDALAGAMLDGIRDLGLTPAKSAAARRFVARVQMVAETPQGAGLPDMSDAALLETAEHWLLPHLGGLRSAEDWKRFDLLPALRAMLDYPQMQLLDRETPAHFETPLGRRIPIDYSDDTPGIALRLQEMFGQTRHPVVAGRALVVTLLSPAGRPVQVTRDIPGFWDSSYADVRKDMRGRYPRHPWPENPREADPTLRAKRRGQGDRT; this is encoded by the coding sequence ATGACCACGCCGTTTTCCCTGTCCTCCCTTCCCGCCCTTCCCATCGACGCGGCGCTGCCCGACCTGCTGACCGCCCTGCGCGACCGGGGGCGGGCGGTGTTGCAGGCGCCGCCCGGCGCCGGGAAAACCACGCGCGTGCCGCTGGCGTTGCTTGCGGCCGGCCTGGCGCCGGGGCGCATCCTGATGCTGGAACCGCGCCGTCTGGCCGCCCGCGCCGCCGCCACCCGCATGGCCGAAACGCTGGGCGAGGCGCCGGGCCAGACCATCGGCTACCGCGTGCGGGGGGAGGCAAAGACCGGCCCCTCCACCCGCGTGGAGGTGGTGACCGAGGGCATCCTGACCCGCATGATCCAGTCCGATCCCGAGTTGACGGGGATCGGCGCTGTCATCTTCGATGAATTCCATGAACGTTCCCTGAACGCTGATCTGGGCCTGGCGCTTTGCCTCGAAATCGCCGGCGCCCTGCGGGAGGACCTGATCCTGCTGGCCATGTCCGCCACGCTGGACGCTGCGCCGGTGGCCGCGTTGATGGGCGACGTGCCGGTGATCACCTCCGAAGGCCGTGCCTTCCCGGTGGAGATCCGGCACCGCGACACGCCTCTGCCCAAGGCGCGCGCCCGTTGGGGCGCTGTGGCCGACATGGTCGCACAGGCGGCGCGGGACCATGCGGGCGGGATCCTGGTCTTCCTGCCAGGTGCCGGAGAAATCGGACAGGTGGAGGCGGCGCTGAAGGGGCGATTGCCGGGTGATTGCCATATCCGGCCGCTTTATGGTGCGATGAAATTCGCCGATCAGCAGGCCGCCCTGCGCCCGCCGGCCACCGGGCGCAACGTGGTGTTGGCGACTTCCATCGCCGAGACGTCGCTGACCATTCCCGAGGTGCGCGTGGTGGTCGATGCGGGCCTGTCCCGCCGGGCGCGGTTCGATCCGGGGTCGGGCATGTCGCGGTTGGTGACGGAACGGGTGTCGCGGGCAGAGGCGGCGCAGCGCGCGGGCCGTGCCGGGCGCGTCGCCGCCGGCACCTGCCTGCGTGCCTGGACCAGGGGGGAGGAGGGCGCCCTCCCGGCCTTTCCCCCGGCGGAGATCGAGGCGGCGGACCTGTCCGGGCTGGCGCTGGAACTGGCGCTGTGGGGCGCGGGAGAGGGGGATCTGGCCTTTCTCACACCGCCGCCGGAGGGCGCGCTGGCGGAGGCGCGGGCGCTGTTGCGGATGCTGGGCGCGCTGGACCGCCAGGACCGGATCACCACCCATGGCCGGGCGCTTTCGGCGCTGCCGCTGCATCCGCGCCTGGCCCATGTGCTGGCCCGCGCCGGGCAGGCCGCCGCGCCGCTGGCCGCGCTGCTGGCCGACCGCGATCCGATGCCGCGTGGCGCGCCCGTGGACCTGTCGCTGCGCCTTGCCGCGCTGAAGGGACAGGACAGCCGCGCCGACCGGGGCGCGGTGGCGCGCATCACGCAGGAGGCCAGGCGCCTGGCCCGGCAGGCGCCGAAGACCACGCCCGCCCTTGGCCCGGCCGAGATGGCGGCGTTGGCCTATCCGGACCGCATCGGGCTGCGCCGCAAGGGCGATGCCCCGCGCTACCTGCTGTCGGGAGGCAAGGGCGCGGTGCTGCCCGACGACGACCCCTTGGCGCAGGCCCGGCTGATCGTCGTCACCGACACCGATGGTAACCCGCGCGAGGCCCGCATCCGTCAGGCCATCCAGATCACCGAAGGAGAGCTGCGGGCCCTTTTTCCAGACGACATCGCGGAGGTCGCGACCTGCGATTGGTCCCGCCGTGACCGGCGCGTCACCGCCCGGTTGCAGGACCGGCTGGGCGCGCTGCCGCTGACCGATCGCATCTGGAAAGACCCGGACCCGGATGCCCTGGCCGGCGCCATGCTGGACGGCATCCGCGACCTGGGCCTGACCCCTGCAAAAAGCGCCGCTGCCCGCCGGTTTGTCGCGCGGGTCCAGATGGTCGCCGAGACGCCGCAGGGCGCCGGCCTGCCCGACATGTCCGACGCCGCGCTGCTGGAGACGGCGGAGCATTGGCTGTTGCCGCATCTGGGGGGGCTGCGCAGCGCCGAGGATTGGAAGCGTTTTGACCTGCTGCCCGCATTGCGCGCCATGCTGGACTATCCGCAGATGCAGTTGCTGGACCGGGAGACACCGGCGCATTTCGAAACCCCGCTGGGCCGACGCATTCCCATCGATTATTCGGACGACACCCCCGGCATCGCGCTACGCCTTCAGGAGATGTTCGGCCAGACCCGCCACCCGGTGGTCGCGGGGCGGGCGCTTGTGGTCACATTGCTGTCGCCTGCCGGCCGCCCGGTGCAGGTCACGCGCGACATTCCGGGGTTCTGGGACAGCTCCTATGCCGATGTGCGCAAGGACATGCGCGGACGCTATCCCCGGCACCCCTGGCCGGAGAACCCGCGCGAGGCCGATCCCACCCTGCGCGCCAAGCGACGGGGGCAGGGCGATCGCACTTGA
- the meaB gene encoding methylmalonyl Co-A mutase-associated GTPase MeaB, with protein MNIEELAGKIIAGDRRALSRAITLVESRRADHRDQAVTLIETLRGTGRQAVRVGLSGTPGVGKSTFIEAFGRMLTGQGLRVAVLAVDPSSTRSGGSILGDKTRMTLLSRDPNAFIRPSPSQSHLGGIARRSREAVALCEAAGFDVVLVETVGVGQSETVVSEISDLFVLLLAPAGGDELQGVKRGIMEMADMILVNKADGDLKPAATRTCSDYAGALRLLRKRPQDPEGFPKAMMVSAVEASGLTDAWVEMQALVDWRREAGHFDGARAAQARYWFAEDVKHGLLAQLETDPARARMAALAEEVAQGRKTPTLAAEEMLRGFHD; from the coding sequence ATGAATATCGAAGAGCTGGCCGGGAAGATCATCGCGGGCGACCGACGCGCCCTGTCGCGGGCCATCACGCTGGTGGAAAGCCGCCGCGCCGATCACCGTGACCAGGCCGTCACCCTGATCGAGACGCTGCGCGGCACCGGGCGGCAGGCGGTCCGGGTCGGGTTGTCGGGCACGCCGGGGGTCGGCAAGTCGACCTTCATCGAGGCGTTTGGCCGCATGTTGACGGGCCAGGGCCTGCGGGTCGCGGTGCTGGCGGTCGATCCGTCCTCCACCCGGTCGGGCGGGTCGATCCTGGGCGACAAGACGCGGATGACGCTGCTGTCGCGCGATCCCAACGCCTTTATCCGGCCGTCGCCGTCGCAATCGCACCTGGGCGGCATCGCCCGCCGTTCCCGCGAGGCGGTGGCCCTGTGCGAGGCCGCCGGCTTCGACGTGGTGCTGGTGGAAACCGTGGGCGTGGGCCAGTCCGAAACCGTGGTGTCGGAGATTTCGGACCTCTTCGTGCTGCTGCTGGCGCCGGCGGGCGGGGACGAGTTGCAGGGGGTCAAGCGCGGCATCATGGAGATGGCCGACATGATCCTCGTCAACAAGGCCGACGGCGATCTGAAACCCGCCGCGACCCGGACTTGCAGCGACTACGCCGGCGCCCTGCGGCTGCTGCGCAAGCGCCCCCAGGATCCCGAGGGTTTCCCCAAGGCGATGATGGTCTCCGCGGTGGAGGCCTCGGGGCTGACCGACGCCTGGGTGGAGATGCAGGCGCTGGTCGACTGGCGCCGTGAGGCCGGACATTTCGACGGCGCCCGCGCCGCACAGGCCCGATACTGGTTCGCCGAAGACGTGAAGCACGGCCTGCTGGCCCAACTGGAGACGGACCCTGCCCGCGCCCGCATGGCCGCCCTGGCGGAGGAGGTCGCGCAGGGCCGCAAGACGCCCACCCTGGCGGCCGAGGAAATGCTGAGGGGCTTTCACGACTGA
- a CDS encoding aspartate aminotransferase family protein has translation MIPAVLPTYSRTPLHFVKGEGAWLIEADGRRFLDLGSGIAVNVLGHAHPPLVAALTEQAQALWHVSNLYEIPQQEELAQRLVEATFADTVFFTNSGTESCELAVKMARKYWYEKGAPDRTGIIAFEGSFHGRSSAGIAAAGSEKMTKGFGPLLPGFIHLPWGDIDAVKAALDDTVAAILVEPVQGEGGIRPLEDDQMRALRGLCDETGTLLILDEVQCGMGRTGRLFAHEWAGIAPDIMMVAKGIGGGFPLGAVLATENAASGMGAGTHGSTYGGNPLGCAVGNAVMKEVADPAFLADVNRRAGLLRQRLEGLVADNPQVFAGVRGSGMMLGLLCKAANIDVVKAAYGVEVLTVPAADNVVRLLPPLNLTEAEIGEAVARLDRAAKAVSGG, from the coding sequence ATGATCCCTGCCGTTCTGCCGACCTATTCCCGCACCCCTCTTCATTTCGTGAAGGGCGAAGGCGCCTGGCTGATCGAAGCGGATGGCCGACGTTTCCTGGACCTCGGCTCCGGCATCGCGGTGAACGTTCTGGGCCATGCCCATCCGCCGCTGGTCGCAGCGCTGACCGAACAGGCACAGGCGCTGTGGCATGTGTCGAACCTCTACGAAATCCCGCAGCAGGAAGAGCTGGCGCAGCGGCTGGTAGAGGCGACCTTTGCCGATACCGTCTTCTTTACCAATTCCGGCACCGAAAGCTGCGAGCTGGCGGTGAAGATGGCGCGGAAATACTGGTACGAAAAGGGCGCGCCCGACCGCACCGGGATCATTGCCTTCGAAGGGTCGTTTCACGGCCGGTCCTCCGCCGGGATCGCCGCCGCGGGATCGGAAAAGATGACCAAGGGCTTTGGCCCGCTGCTGCCCGGTTTCATCCACCTGCCCTGGGGCGATATCGACGCGGTGAAAGCCGCGCTGGACGACACGGTCGCCGCCATCCTGGTAGAGCCGGTGCAGGGAGAGGGCGGCATCCGCCCGCTGGAAGACGACCAGATGCGGGCGCTGCGCGGGCTCTGCGACGAAACCGGCACCCTGCTGATCCTGGACGAGGTCCAATGCGGCATGGGCCGGACCGGGCGCCTGTTCGCTCATGAATGGGCCGGGATCGCCCCCGACATCATGATGGTGGCCAAGGGCATCGGCGGTGGCTTCCCGCTGGGCGCGGTGCTGGCCACGGAGAACGCCGCCTCGGGCATGGGCGCGGGCACCCACGGGTCGACCTATGGCGGCAACCCGCTGGGCTGTGCCGTGGGCAATGCGGTAATGAAGGAAGTCGCCGATCCGGCCTTCCTGGCCGATGTGAACCGCCGCGCCGGGCTGCTGCGCCAGCGCCTGGAGGGGCTGGTGGCCGACAATCCGCAGGTTTTCGCCGGGGTGCGCGGCAGCGGCATGATGCTGGGCCTGCTATGCAAGGCCGCCAATATCGACGTGGTCAAGGCTGCCTACGGCGTCGAGGTGCTGACCGTACCTGCCGCCGACAACGTGGTGCGCCTGCTGCCGCCGCTGAACCTGACCGAGGCGGAGATCGGCGAAGCCGTCGCCCGCCTCGACCGCGCGGCCAAGGCCGTTTCCGGCGGCTGA
- the argF gene encoding ornithine carbamoyltransferase: MNHFLDIHTTDPADLRQMIDGARAMKTARQGRPRGAPDDEQPLAGRMVALIFEKPSTRTRVSFDVGTRQMGGQTMVLSGQDMQLGHGETIADTARVLSRYVDLIMIRTFDESVLKEMADHATVPVINGLTDNSHPCQIMADILTFEEHRGPIAGKKAVWTGDGNNVCASWLHAAGQFGFDMTYTGPEQLDPPAAAMEFARAHGAHVDIDRDATRAVKGADVIIADTWVSMHDKQSTRERRHNLLRPYQVNAALMQAAGDQAVFMHCLPAHREEEVTSDVMDGPQSVIFDEAENRLHAQKAVMRWCLGV; the protein is encoded by the coding sequence ATGAACCATTTCCTGGACATCCATACCACAGATCCGGCCGACCTGCGGCAGATGATCGACGGCGCCCGTGCCATGAAGACCGCCCGCCAGGGTCGCCCGCGCGGCGCGCCTGATGACGAACAGCCGCTGGCCGGGCGCATGGTCGCGTTGATCTTCGAGAAACCCTCGACCCGGACCCGCGTGTCCTTTGACGTGGGCACCCGCCAGATGGGCGGGCAGACCATGGTGCTGTCGGGGCAGGACATGCAGCTGGGCCATGGCGAAACCATCGCCGATACCGCCCGGGTGCTGTCGCGCTATGTCGATCTGATCATGATCCGCACCTTCGACGAATCGGTATTGAAGGAAATGGCCGATCACGCCACCGTGCCGGTGATCAACGGGCTGACCGACAACAGCCACCCCTGCCAGATCATGGCCGATATCCTGACCTTCGAGGAACATCGCGGTCCCATCGCCGGGAAAAAGGCGGTCTGGACCGGGGACGGCAACAATGTCTGCGCCTCCTGGCTGCACGCCGCCGGGCAATTCGGCTTTGACATGACCTACACCGGACCCGAACAGTTGGACCCGCCCGCCGCCGCGATGGAATTCGCCCGCGCCCATGGCGCCCATGTCGACATCGACCGCGACGCCACCCGCGCGGTGAAGGGCGCCGACGTGATCATCGCCGATACCTGGGTCTCCATGCATGACAAGCAGAGCACGCGGGAACGTCGCCACAACCTGCTGCGCCCCTACCAGGTGAATGCCGCGCTGATGCAGGCCGCCGGTGATCAGGCGGTGTTCATGCATTGCCTGCCCGCGCATCGCGAGGAAGAAGTAACCTCGGACGTGATGGACGGACCGCAATCGGTCATTTTCGACGAGGCGGAGAACAGGTTGCACGCCCAGAAGGCCGTGATGCGCTGGTGCCTTGGCGTATGA
- a CDS encoding GcrA family cell cycle regulator, whose protein sequence is MSWTDERVELLKKMWGEGQSASQIAKELGGVTRNAVIGKVHRLGLSNRSGGGGAGGATAAPAAAPAQQPAAAKPEPKAKPAPRRESQPAATDATAAAPEPAQPQPAATPARKQIIPAGQPLPPQPSANEISPEALAKVSEIEKKAKRLTLMELTERTCKWPVGDPATDEFWFCGLPVQAGKPYCEAHVGVAFQPMSSRRDRKR, encoded by the coding sequence ATGTCCTGGACCGACGAACGCGTCGAACTGCTGAAAAAGATGTGGGGCGAGGGCCAGTCGGCCAGCCAGATCGCCAAGGAATTGGGCGGTGTGACCCGCAACGCCGTGATCGGCAAGGTCCATCGCCTGGGCCTGTCGAACCGATCCGGCGGCGGCGGCGCCGGAGGCGCCACTGCGGCGCCCGCCGCGGCACCGGCCCAACAGCCCGCCGCGGCCAAGCCGGAGCCAAAGGCCAAGCCCGCCCCCCGGCGGGAGTCGCAGCCCGCCGCCACCGATGCCACGGCGGCGGCGCCGGAACCGGCCCAGCCGCAGCCCGCCGCCACCCCGGCGCGCAAGCAGATCATCCCCGCAGGCCAACCCCTGCCGCCGCAACCTTCGGCGAACGAGATTTCCCCCGAGGCCCTGGCCAAGGTCAGCGAGATCGAGAAGAAGGCCAAACGGCTGACCCTGATGGAGCTGACAGAGCGGACCTGCAAATGGCCCGTAGGCGATCCCGCCACTGACGAATTCTGGTTCTGCGGACTGCCCGTTCAGGCCGGGAAACCCTATTGCGAAGCCCATGTCGGCGTCGCGTTCCAGCCGATGTCCTCGCGCCGCGACCGCAAGCGTTGA
- the rimO gene encoding 30S ribosomal protein S12 methylthiotransferase RimO gives MTQNPPELRPDLAPAPRFGDTRRPGQPAIGMVSLGCPKALVDSERILTRLRAEGYAISPDYTGADAVIVNTCGFLDSAKAESLDAIGEALTANGRVIVTGCLGAEPKFITGAHPKVLAVTGPHQYEQVLDAVHAAVPPDPDPFVDLLPASGVSLTPRHYSYLKIAEGCNHKCKFCIIPDMRGRLQSRPARAVLREAEKLVEAGVQELLVISQDTSAYGTDWKDRDSKFPFLDLARDLGELGVWVRMHYVYPYPHVRDAIPLMADGKILPYLDIPFQHAHPDTLRRMARPAAAERTLDEIAAWRRDCPDITLRSTFIVGYPGETEAEFQHLLDWMDEAQLDRVGCFQYENVAGARSNALPDHVAEEVKQDRWNRFMEKAQAISEAKLEAKVGSRQDVIVDDVDEDGIATCRTKADAPEIDGNLFIDEGAAHLQPGQIVTVEVDEAGEYDLWGRLV, from the coding sequence ATGACGCAGAACCCCCCCGAGCTTCGCCCCGACCTTGCCCCCGCGCCGCGTTTCGGCGACACCCGCCGCCCCGGCCAGCCCGCCATCGGAATGGTCTCCCTTGGCTGTCCCAAGGCCCTGGTGGACAGCGAACGGATTTTGACCCGGCTGCGCGCCGAGGGATACGCTATCTCGCCCGATTACACCGGGGCGGATGCGGTGATCGTGAACACCTGCGGGTTCCTGGATTCCGCGAAGGCCGAAAGCCTGGATGCCATCGGCGAGGCACTGACGGCGAATGGCAGGGTGATCGTCACCGGGTGTCTGGGGGCCGAGCCCAAGTTCATCACCGGCGCCCACCCCAAGGTTCTGGCCGTCACCGGGCCGCATCAATACGAACAGGTGCTGGACGCGGTCCATGCCGCCGTGCCGCCCGATCCCGATCCGTTTGTCGATCTGCTGCCCGCCTCCGGGGTCAGCCTAACGCCCCGGCACTACAGCTACCTGAAGATCGCGGAGGGCTGCAATCACAAGTGCAAGTTCTGCATCATCCCCGACATGCGCGGCCGCCTGCAGTCGCGCCCCGCCCGTGCGGTATTGCGCGAAGCCGAAAAGCTGGTGGAGGCCGGTGTGCAGGAGCTGCTGGTGATCTCGCAGGATACATCGGCCTACGGGACGGATTGGAAGGATCGGGACAGCAAGTTTCCCTTCCTTGACCTGGCCCGCGATCTGGGGGAGCTGGGCGTCTGGGTGCGGATGCACTACGTCTATCCCTACCCCCATGTGCGCGACGCCATTCCCCTGATGGCCGATGGCAAGATCCTCCCCTATCTGGACATCCCGTTCCAGCACGCCCATCCCGACACGCTGCGCCGCATGGCACGCCCGGCGGCTGCCGAACGCACGCTGGACGAGATCGCGGCCTGGCGCCGGGATTGCCCGGACATCACTCTGCGCTCGACCTTCATCGTGGGATACCCCGGAGAGACGGAGGCGGAGTTCCAGCACCTGCTGGACTGGATGGACGAGGCGCAGCTGGATCGCGTGGGATGCTTTCAATACGAAAACGTCGCTGGCGCCCGCTCCAACGCCCTGCCGGATCATGTGGCGGAGGAGGTCAAGCAGGACCGCTGGAACCGCTTCATGGAGAAGGCGCAGGCGATTTCGGAGGCGAAGCTGGAAGCCAAGGTCGGCAGCCGTCAGGACGTGATCGTCGATGACGTGGACGAAGACGGCATCGCCACCTGCCGGACCAAGGCCGACGCGCCGGAGATCGACGGCAACCTGTTCATCGACGAGGGCGCCGCGCATCTGCAACCGGGCCAGATCGTCACGGTAGAGGTTGACGAGGCCGGCGAATACGACCTGTGGGGCCGGCTGGTCTGA
- the thpR gene encoding RNA 2',3'-cyclic phosphodiesterase, with the protein MRTFLAIDLPDGLKDQLAARQDDLKIGRHVPPENLHLTLAFLDDQPVAALQELNDALETLRADPFALQIEGFATFGRAAPRVVFADLVDTGPLLDLHRRIRSRCHGAGIVLPRERFRPHVTIARFGTGAGPDETRRLARFLEGNAGFRPWPVPVEEVVLFQSILSGAAPVYEALSRYRLDGRPVYDPD; encoded by the coding sequence ATGCGCACGTTCCTGGCCATCGACCTGCCCGACGGGCTGAAGGACCAGCTGGCCGCGCGTCAGGACGATCTGAAGATCGGTCGCCATGTCCCGCCGGAGAACCTGCACCTGACGCTGGCGTTTCTGGACGATCAGCCGGTGGCTGCCTTGCAGGAGCTGAACGATGCGCTGGAAACATTGCGCGCCGATCCCTTTGCCCTTCAGATCGAGGGGTTCGCCACTTTCGGGCGCGCCGCGCCGCGCGTCGTCTTTGCCGACCTGGTGGACACCGGCCCGCTATTGGACCTGCACCGCCGGATCCGCAGCCGTTGCCATGGCGCGGGGATCGTGTTGCCCCGCGAACGGTTCCGCCCGCATGTGACCATCGCGCGGTTCGGCACTGGCGCGGGGCCGGACGAGACGCGGCGCCTGGCACGGTTCCTGGAGGGCAACGCCGGCTTTCGCCCCTGGCCCGTTCCCGTGGAGGAGGTGGTTCTGTTCCAATCGATCCTGTCGGGGGCGGCACCGGTCTACGAGGCGCTCAGCCGCTACCGGCTGGACGGGCGGCCGGTCTACGATCCCGACTGA